A genomic window from Cloacibacillus evryensis DSM 19522 includes:
- a CDS encoding efflux RND transporter permease subunit — MNVIDTSLRRPVTVIISTIAVVVFGLMSYGGMGMQDTPDIDLPVVSVSTTMTGATAAVMDNDVTDVLEEQLNSISGISSLSSASYQGQAVTTIEFDIDRDIDDAAADVRDKVNLALADLPDEAETPTVSKLDVGDSSLVQIAVTGDASYKEKVHYVDKILKTKLQAINGVGEVVTPGMREREIRIWVDPERLRSRGLVTSDITDAVNKKHVELPAGSVILGRSDVDVRVMGEYASVEELKNLAVAVRGGTVIRLADVADVADGFENRENVAQFNDDDTILVGVKKQRGVNEVQLCDDVVSYLHDAEKSLPSGIGLKIIYNQSDFIRRSLSGVTSDVFSAVLLCALLMLFFMQTLRATFVTVITIPVCLIGSFILMRYMGITLNNLSMMGISLAVGMVVDATTVVMENVDRRMKGGLLRYEAAREGANEVSFSVIGGALTTIAVFSPVAFMSGVIGKLFFAFGVTVILTISLSLVLSMTLTPFLCSRILDKGKPGRAARICGMLLSKLERGYRLLLKRAVAHRAATMAVAAGMFVIGMVLVMNTGTQFMADDDESSFMIKCELPSGTEIEESGRVFRELGRAVRRHKAVEYTYANIGTDSGNQSNNGTLYVQLYPKKQRGDINKVMDEVRALTAPFRDVTATFTTFAGKDVEMVLVGGNTATLLDISKKIIAEAEAGGNVRDVETDVRIDKPQLEVEIDRGLADTMDIDVRSMSNELQAYLGGTKAGVYKEDGYRYDIRVMAERAKRSDAADIGKIYFKTGAGDIIQAPGVLSVRKTLAPNVVKRYSRQRSLSISANVTRNFSTGEAAALLTKLAGKYIPRDSGVSLVASGQTKTQQEEFARLFTALVVAIILVYVIMAIQFESFIHPFAIMFTLPLLTPGAFGLLWLSGCKLNMMSYMGLILLVGIVVNNGIILIDFIKQERERCCDKVQAVVRAAPMRLRAILITALSTLIGAIPAALKLSEGSESRQPMSVAIFGGLFTSTLLTLFVVPVVYLILDDVKERACAWARRRLKSNVGRTEEARS; from the coding sequence ATGAACGTTATAGATACATCGCTGCGCCGCCCCGTGACGGTGATCATCAGCACGATCGCCGTCGTCGTCTTCGGCCTCATGTCCTACGGCGGCATGGGGATGCAGGATACGCCAGATATCGACCTTCCCGTCGTCTCCGTTTCGACGACGATGACGGGAGCGACGGCGGCGGTCATGGACAACGACGTTACTGACGTCCTTGAGGAGCAGCTCAACAGCATTTCCGGCATCAGCTCGCTGAGCTCCGCCAGCTATCAGGGGCAGGCGGTGACGACGATCGAGTTCGACATCGACCGCGACATCGACGACGCGGCGGCCGACGTGCGCGACAAGGTCAATCTCGCTCTGGCGGATCTTCCCGATGAGGCTGAGACGCCGACCGTCTCCAAGCTTGACGTCGGCGACTCTTCGCTCGTTCAGATCGCGGTCACCGGCGACGCTTCCTATAAGGAGAAGGTCCACTACGTCGACAAGATATTGAAGACCAAGCTCCAGGCGATAAACGGCGTCGGCGAGGTCGTGACACCCGGTATGCGCGAGCGCGAGATCAGGATCTGGGTCGACCCGGAGCGGCTGCGGTCGCGCGGCCTCGTCACCTCGGATATCACCGACGCGGTCAATAAAAAGCATGTCGAGCTGCCGGCCGGCAGCGTGATCCTCGGCCGCTCCGACGTCGATGTGCGCGTGATGGGCGAATACGCCTCGGTCGAGGAGCTGAAAAACCTCGCCGTCGCCGTGCGCGGCGGCACGGTGATCCGCCTCGCAGACGTCGCGGATGTGGCGGACGGTTTTGAAAACCGGGAGAACGTCGCGCAGTTCAACGACGACGACACGATCCTCGTCGGCGTGAAGAAGCAGCGCGGCGTCAACGAGGTGCAGCTCTGCGACGACGTCGTCTCCTACCTGCATGACGCGGAAAAAAGCCTGCCCTCAGGCATCGGCCTCAAGATCATCTATAATCAGTCGGACTTTATCCGGCGGTCGCTTTCCGGCGTCACCTCCGACGTTTTCAGCGCCGTGCTGCTCTGCGCGCTGCTGATGCTCTTTTTCATGCAGACGCTGCGCGCCACCTTCGTCACGGTGATAACGATCCCCGTCTGCCTCATCGGCAGTTTTATACTCATGAGATACATGGGCATTACGCTCAACAACTTATCGATGATGGGGATATCGCTCGCCGTCGGCATGGTGGTGGACGCGACGACCGTCGTCATGGAAAATGTCGACCGCCGCATGAAGGGCGGGCTGCTGCGCTACGAAGCGGCGCGCGAGGGGGCCAACGAGGTCTCCTTCTCCGTCATCGGCGGCGCGCTGACCACGATAGCGGTCTTTTCTCCCGTCGCCTTCATGAGCGGGGTGATCGGCAAGCTCTTCTTTGCCTTCGGCGTCACGGTGATATTGACGATTTCGCTCTCGCTCGTGCTTTCGATGACGCTCACGCCCTTCCTCTGCTCGCGCATCCTGGATAAGGGCAAGCCGGGGCGCGCGGCGCGCATCTGCGGCATGCTGCTCTCTAAGCTCGAGCGCGGCTACCGGCTGCTGCTCAAACGTGCCGTGGCGCACCGGGCGGCGACGATGGCCGTCGCCGCGGGGATGTTCGTCATCGGGATGGTATTGGTCATGAACACGGGGACGCAGTTCATGGCCGACGACGATGAGAGCTCCTTCATGATCAAGTGCGAGCTGCCGTCGGGGACGGAGATCGAGGAATCAGGGCGGGTATTCCGCGAACTTGGGCGCGCCGTGCGGCGGCACAAGGCCGTCGAGTATACCTACGCGAATATCGGCACAGACTCGGGAAACCAGAGCAACAACGGAACACTCTATGTACAGCTATACCCGAAGAAGCAGCGCGGCGACATAAATAAGGTGATGGACGAGGTCCGCGCGCTGACCGCGCCGTTCCGCGACGTCACCGCGACCTTCACCACCTTTGCCGGCAAGGATGTCGAAATGGTGCTCGTCGGCGGGAACACCGCGACGCTGCTTGATATATCGAAGAAGATAATCGCCGAAGCCGAAGCGGGCGGCAACGTCCGCGACGTCGAGACCGACGTGCGCATCGACAAGCCGCAGCTGGAGGTGGAGATCGACCGCGGCCTCGCCGACACGATGGATATTGACGTGCGCTCCATGTCGAACGAGCTGCAGGCCTACCTCGGCGGTACGAAGGCCGGCGTCTACAAGGAGGACGGCTACCGCTATGACATCCGCGTCATGGCCGAACGCGCGAAGCGCTCGGATGCGGCGGATATCGGCAAAATATATTTCAAGACGGGGGCGGGCGACATCATTCAGGCCCCCGGCGTCCTCAGCGTCAGGAAAACTTTGGCGCCGAACGTCGTCAAGCGCTACAGCCGTCAGCGCTCCCTCTCGATATCGGCGAACGTCACGCGGAATTTTTCGACCGGAGAGGCGGCGGCGCTGCTCACGAAGCTGGCCGGCAAATATATCCCCCGGGACTCCGGCGTCAGCCTGGTCGCCTCCGGCCAGACCAAGACACAGCAGGAGGAGTTCGCGCGCCTCTTTACCGCGCTCGTCGTCGCGATCATCCTCGTCTACGTGATCATGGCGATCCAGTTCGAGTCGTTCATCCACCCCTTCGCCATCATGTTCACGCTACCGCTTTTGACGCCGGGGGCCTTCGGACTGCTCTGGCTCTCCGGCTGCAAGCTCAACATGATGAGCTATATGGGGCTCATCCTGCTGGTCGGCATCGTCGTCAACAACGGGATCATCCTCATAGATTTCATCAAGCAGGAGCGCGAACGCTGCTGCGACAAGGTCCAGGCGGTGGTCAGGGCCGCGCCGATGCGGTTGCGCGCGATCCTTATAACGGCTCTCTCGACGCTGATCGGGGCGATACCGGCGGCGCTGAAGCTCAGCGAGGGCTCGGAATCGCGCCAGCCGATGTCGGTCGCCATCTTCGGGGGCCTCTTCACTTCGACGCTGCTGACCCTTTTCGTCGTCCCCGTCGTCTATCTGATACTTGACGACGTAAAGGAGAGGGCCTGCGCCTGGGCGCGGAGGAGACTGAAAAGCAATGTCGGAAGAACGGAGGAGGCAAGATCATGA
- a CDS encoding TolC family protein has protein sequence MKRFFLFIALAAALALFVIAAGTASAASVKTETGGAALKLSMKEALSLALAQNVSVVNASEDVRRAAGESQSQSSALLPKIDLAGSAAGTSDNSAGTQNTDERTLGAQLSYTLYNGGKNRALSEQGKLGVAQAGDYLYDTRESIVLDVWKAYCETLYRASVVTAVKSALDYYERAVEEETKRVEVGVATNLDLSRMRQQRAGSQAEYISAKNDLDSARIALCRLLQLAPETRLELTDGLHDDLSLAGTPLPESISVREYHARALERRGDYKKLAAQRKIDEKEIVVAASALKPSVSFSGGYGYDYKDTSDKILESKDEWSAKLSLSVPLFDGGKGAGDVTAARSKLTQSVNSLCDKEEAILAEITDCRLSLASAAESAAAAVTEVSFAKESLGYAEVGYKEGVNSQLDVIQARSDLTDADKKLAGYLKEYRSALASLWRAGGELIEKTIGVN, from the coding sequence ATGAAAAGGTTTTTCTTATTTATCGCGCTGGCCGCGGCACTCGCGCTGTTCGTGATCGCCGCGGGGACGGCCTCCGCCGCCTCCGTTAAGACGGAAACGGGCGGGGCGGCGCTGAAGCTCTCGATGAAAGAGGCGCTTTCGCTGGCTCTGGCGCAGAACGTCAGCGTCGTCAACGCAAGCGAAGACGTGCGGCGCGCCGCCGGCGAGAGCCAGTCTCAGTCCTCGGCTCTGCTGCCGAAGATCGACCTCGCCGGCTCCGCCGCCGGCACGAGCGACAATTCCGCCGGCACACAAAACACCGACGAGCGGACGCTGGGCGCTCAGCTCTCCTACACGCTCTATAACGGCGGCAAAAACAGGGCGCTCTCGGAGCAGGGAAAGCTCGGCGTCGCGCAGGCGGGAGACTATCTCTACGATACGCGGGAGTCGATCGTGCTCGACGTCTGGAAGGCCTACTGCGAAACGCTCTATCGCGCTTCCGTCGTCACGGCGGTCAAGAGCGCGCTCGATTACTATGAGCGCGCCGTCGAAGAAGAGACGAAGCGCGTGGAGGTCGGCGTCGCGACGAACCTCGACCTGTCGCGCATGAGACAGCAGCGCGCCGGCTCGCAGGCGGAATACATCTCCGCGAAAAACGACCTCGACTCCGCGCGCATCGCGCTCTGCCGTCTGCTCCAACTGGCTCCGGAGACGAGATTGGAGCTCACGGACGGCCTGCATGACGATCTGTCTTTGGCGGGAACGCCTCTGCCGGAGAGCATATCCGTTCGTGAATACCACGCGCGGGCGCTCGAAAGGCGCGGCGATTACAAAAAACTCGCGGCGCAGCGCAAGATCGACGAAAAAGAGATCGTCGTCGCGGCGAGCGCCCTCAAGCCCTCCGTTTCGTTCTCCGGCGGCTACGGCTACGATTATAAAGATACGAGCGACAAGATCCTTGAAAGCAAAGACGAATGGTCGGCGAAGCTGTCGCTCTCCGTGCCGCTCTTCGACGGCGGCAAGGGCGCGGGCGACGTTACGGCCGCCAGGTCGAAGCTGACGCAGTCGGTAAACTCGCTGTGCGATAAGGAGGAGGCGATCCTGGCGGAAATCACCGACTGCCGCCTGTCGCTGGCAAGCGCCGCCGAAAGCGCGGCGGCCGCCGTAACTGAGGTTTCGTTTGCCAAAGAAAGCCTCGGCTACGCGGAGGTCGGCTATAAAGAGGGCGTCAATTCGCAGCTCGACGTGATCCAGGCGCGGAGCGACCTTACCGACGCCGACAAAAAACTCGCGGGATATCTCAAAGAATACCGCTCGGCTCTGGCCTCATTATGGCGCGCCGGCGGGGAGCTCATAGAAAAGACGATCGGCGTCAACTGA
- a CDS encoding efflux RND transporter periplasmic adaptor subunit: MMNRKKTIIIAALLLLAAACGALRLTAGGENGDEAGAESGPARVEAAKAEYGARIEEGFTTTSTLKALEEVEINAKVTARVKSIRVKRGDSVKAGQLLIELDSGEPAAEYDSQKAQLAVSKAEAEQSKAELEDANREYKRYGRLRKQGYATQQEYDSRATTLATAKADYERARASVSQARAQLAAKGVNLAEYRLCAPITGVVMEDYDLTPGTLVTSGTNAVRVARVDTLRAVVEIPEKDINGIGKGMTASVSCESAGGKSFTGRVSVINPYVDESTRTVTAEILVDNAAAGYILKPGMFANVRFVQKAEERPLLIPTEAIADDGTVMTVEDGKIKTVKIEKGASQNGKTSVKSGLAEGTLVVLSGGRNLKDSDPVETAN; encoded by the coding sequence ATGATGAACAGAAAAAAGACAATAATTATCGCGGCCCTGCTGCTGCTCGCGGCGGCCTGCGGCGCGTTGCGCCTGACTGCGGGCGGGGAGAATGGGGACGAAGCCGGGGCGGAAAGCGGCCCCGCGCGCGTCGAGGCAGCCAAAGCCGAATACGGCGCGCGCATAGAAGAGGGATTCACCACCACTTCGACGCTGAAGGCGCTTGAAGAGGTGGAGATAAACGCCAAGGTGACGGCGCGCGTAAAATCCATCCGCGTAAAGCGCGGCGACAGTGTGAAGGCCGGTCAGCTCCTGATCGAACTGGACAGCGGCGAACCCGCGGCAGAATACGATTCGCAGAAGGCGCAGCTCGCCGTTTCAAAGGCCGAGGCCGAACAGTCGAAGGCGGAGCTCGAAGACGCCAATCGCGAGTACAAGCGCTACGGCCGCCTGCGCAAACAGGGCTACGCGACGCAGCAGGAATATGACAGCCGCGCCACGACCCTCGCCACGGCGAAGGCGGATTACGAACGCGCGCGGGCCTCCGTCTCGCAGGCCCGCGCCCAATTGGCGGCAAAAGGCGTCAACCTCGCCGAATACCGGCTCTGCGCGCCGATAACGGGCGTCGTGATGGAGGACTACGACCTCACGCCGGGCACGCTCGTCACCTCCGGCACGAACGCGGTGCGCGTCGCGCGCGTCGACACGCTGCGCGCCGTCGTCGAGATACCGGAAAAGGATATAAACGGCATCGGCAAAGGGATGACGGCCTCCGTAAGCTGTGAGAGCGCCGGCGGCAAAAGCTTCACCGGACGCGTCTCCGTGATAAATCCCTACGTCGACGAATCGACGCGCACCGTGACCGCGGAGATATTGGTGGACAACGCCGCCGCGGGTTATATCCTTAAACCGGGCATGTTCGCGAACGTCCGTTTCGTACAAAAAGCCGAAGAACGCCCGCTGCTCATCCCCACGGAGGCGATCGCCGACGACGGCACCGTCATGACGGTGGAGGATGGAAAGATTAAGACGGTCAAAATCGAAAAGGGCGCCTCGCAGAACGGCAAGACCTCGGTGAAATCTGGGCTTGCGGAGGGAACCCTCGTCGTCCTCTCGGGAGGGCGGAACCTCAAAGACTCCGACCCCGTGGAGACGGCGAATTAG